A genomic segment from uncultured Desulfuromonas sp. encodes:
- a CDS encoding PASTA domain-containing protein, translating to MRTLLLLRSLLAIVFISLLLPAHGFSYSHDFMAISQHPQEIPSRGLLEVEIEKRHGQAVYEQMVNEKAAARAQDVETFNAVSGPITNSAGGVKEALLKELSKANRGRQIKIIKEIFKTDKKGAVEILQKSGKNFTAVAEKLDGLDKAGTLASVLGALSGGDIVGATEAVTHAAVSGGLATGTAAVSAELGAAVGAMIGGPVGAGVGAVTFAVAGAVASSVAYNEYVAPNVETVGDSLSNQYHSLQEQNEDRVRRIRTDLYLVYDRGYLSATGYIDTDELHAQAQKIREQSHAQRIKNAEQEMFAEVNSVNGMLMVPNVEGKTKKEAEGLIRAAGFAANVVEEQSAPRKELVGKVYSQMPSANSIYPVGSFMTVIALVYADITFEMPGVIGLNVTKARGILESAGLTVPATGAIRVAKNAPDPDSEYKVFAQQPEPTKPVHAGQTVSLSLYGRYAGKTVPSVVGLGKLEATLQMEAAGLRVSTIPGEAAATTDKVKTVQSQSLTVGDPVPAKGGDVVLTLLGSCEKSDRCKANQRAFYAAYQAKKYDRCRSILEQSQDCAFHGSELAALNQLENREQQSDFCQEQLASMDSALRAYNWDRFKGVLAQSKSCSFYNEYLAMAAEAEKRVERNQSKSHDRFHQGIAQIFGSAIHSALSQGRDSQKNSGSYSEPHYLENLSTGKPSKNSSTSSKGIKYSSDTYKAAADTFKKD from the coding sequence ATGAGAACTCTTCTCTTGCTGCGGTCACTCCTTGCCATCGTTTTTATCTCGCTGCTTCTGCCTGCACATGGATTCAGCTACAGCCATGACTTTATGGCGATCAGTCAGCATCCGCAGGAGATTCCCTCTCGTGGTTTGTTGGAGGTCGAGATTGAGAAACGCCATGGTCAAGCTGTTTATGAGCAGATGGTCAATGAAAAAGCAGCGGCTCGTGCACAAGATGTAGAAACCTTCAATGCGGTCAGTGGCCCAATTACCAATTCTGCGGGTGGTGTTAAAGAGGCCCTGTTAAAAGAACTGAGTAAGGCCAACCGTGGAAGGCAGATAAAAATCATCAAGGAGATATTTAAAACCGACAAAAAAGGTGCTGTTGAGATCTTGCAAAAAAGCGGCAAAAATTTCACGGCCGTTGCCGAAAAACTGGATGGACTGGATAAAGCCGGCACATTGGCATCCGTTCTCGGTGCGTTGTCGGGAGGTGACATTGTTGGTGCCACTGAAGCTGTGACCCATGCCGCCGTGTCCGGTGGATTGGCGACTGGAACGGCGGCGGTCAGTGCCGAACTCGGTGCGGCTGTCGGTGCCATGATCGGTGGTCCCGTCGGGGCTGGTGTCGGAGCAGTGACCTTTGCCGTCGCTGGTGCCGTCGCGAGTTCTGTTGCCTATAACGAATATGTGGCCCCGAATGTCGAGACAGTTGGCGATTCCCTTTCAAATCAATATCACAGCCTTCAAGAGCAAAACGAAGACAGAGTTCGTCGGATTCGCACAGATTTATATCTTGTTTATGATCGGGGCTATCTATCAGCTACCGGCTATATTGATACCGATGAATTGCATGCCCAGGCACAAAAAATTCGTGAGCAGAGCCACGCGCAACGGATCAAAAATGCAGAACAAGAGATGTTCGCAGAGGTTAACTCTGTCAATGGGATGTTGATGGTGCCGAATGTGGAGGGTAAAACAAAGAAGGAGGCTGAAGGACTGATTCGTGCCGCCGGATTTGCCGCCAATGTTGTTGAAGAACAGAGTGCACCGCGTAAAGAATTGGTTGGCAAGGTGTACAGCCAGATGCCCAGTGCGAACAGCATCTATCCCGTTGGCTCGTTTATGACGGTGATTGCGCTGGTCTATGCTGATATCACCTTTGAAATGCCTGGCGTGATCGGTTTAAACGTGACAAAGGCGCGTGGGATTCTTGAATCCGCCGGTTTGACGGTTCCCGCTACAGGCGCGATTCGTGTGGCCAAAAATGCTCCTGATCCCGACAGTGAGTATAAGGTGTTTGCGCAGCAACCCGAGCCAACGAAGCCGGTGCATGCAGGACAGACGGTTTCCTTATCTCTTTACGGACGTTATGCGGGTAAAACCGTGCCGTCAGTCGTGGGGTTAGGAAAACTTGAGGCGACCTTACAGATGGAGGCTGCCGGTCTACGGGTGAGTACGATACCTGGTGAAGCCGCCGCGACGACGGATAAAGTAAAAACCGTCCAAAGTCAGAGTTTAACCGTCGGAGACCCGGTTCCTGCTAAAGGCGGCGATGTCGTGCTGACTCTTTTGGGTTCCTGTGAAAAGAGTGATCGCTGCAAAGCCAATCAACGCGCATTTTATGCGGCCTATCAGGCTAAAAAGTATGATCGTTGTCGTTCTATTCTCGAACAATCACAAGATTGTGCGTTTCATGGCAGCGAACTGGCCGCATTGAATCAGCTTGAGAACCGTGAGCAGCAAAGTGATTTTTGTCAGGAACAACTGGCGTCGATGGACAGTGCTCTGCGCGCCTATAATTGGGACCGTTTTAAAGGTGTGCTGGCACAGTCAAAAAGTTGCTCGTTTTACAACGAATATCTGGCTATGGCGGCTGAGGCCGAAAAACGGGTGGAACGCAATCAATCCAAGTCACATGATCGGTTTCATCAGGGCATTGCCCAGATTTTTGGATCCGCAATTCACAGTGCATTGAGTCAAGGGAGGGATTCGCAAAAAAACTCCGGCAGTTATTCTGAACCTCACTATTTGGAGAACTTGTCGACGGGGAAACCCAGCAAAAATTCTTCAACATCTTCGAAAGGCATTAAATATTCCTCTGATACCTATAAGGCTGCGGCAGATACCTTCAAGAAAGATTGA
- a CDS encoding type III pantothenate kinase produces the protein MLLVVDVGNTNTVLGLYEEQQLLHSWRIRTDKSRTDDEYAMLINDLLTFKDLQLSLIKAVIVSCVVPPMLDALTRMCRSYLHTEPYVVGPGLKTGMAIKYDNPKEVGADRIVNAVAAYTKFGRSLIVVDFGTATTFDYVCDKGEYQGGAIAPGLGISADALHEHASKLPRVEIVRPPLVVAKNTVNSIQSGLLFGYAGLVDGIVRRMKQEVGGDPLVVATGGLAERIAEASETIDEVDGLLTLDGLLLIYQLNQNHGVA, from the coding sequence ATGTTGCTGGTGGTTGATGTTGGTAATACAAATACGGTGCTTGGATTGTACGAGGAGCAGCAGTTGCTACACAGTTGGCGAATTCGTACCGATAAATCGCGTACCGATGATGAATACGCCATGTTGATCAATGATTTGCTGACCTTTAAAGACCTGCAATTGTCGTTGATCAAAGCAGTGATTGTTTCCTGTGTTGTCCCGCCGATGCTGGATGCTTTGACCCGGATGTGCCGCAGCTATCTCCACACCGAACCCTATGTCGTCGGACCGGGACTGAAAACCGGTATGGCCATTAAATACGATAACCCCAAAGAGGTTGGAGCAGATCGCATTGTCAATGCCGTGGCTGCTTATACGAAGTTTGGTCGCAGTCTGATCGTTGTTGATTTCGGCACGGCGACAACCTTTGATTACGTCTGTGACAAGGGGGAATATCAGGGTGGTGCGATTGCGCCCGGTTTGGGGATCTCCGCCGATGCCTTGCATGAACATGCCAGCAAGTTGCCACGGGTTGAAATTGTCCGGCCGCCACTGGTGGTAGCAAAGAATACGGTGAACAGCATTCAGTCCGGGCTGTTGTTCGGTTATGCCGGTCTGGTCGATGGGATTGTCCGCAGGATGAAACAGGAAGTGGGCGGAGACCCTCTGGTTGTGGCTACGGGCGGGCTGGCTGAACGGATTGCCGAGGCTTCGGAGACGATTGACGAAGTCGATGGTCTCTTGACTCTCGATGGTTTGTTGCTGATCTATCAATTAAACCAAAACCATGGTGTGGCCTGA
- a CDS encoding OmpA family protein, which yields MKAKTLRPVPFLALFCLLSLLTTSGCVSKGTYQQQLDQNQALQNDLYGTTEKLNNLQARYNIVEQQLEDAMAQNKALNDQNIAAMAEIDRLKNIFQARSQKQQEQLSELEQQQKALEAQQEQQQQRYEQLLDNKQQLEQELERERIAREARLAKMANTYNTLVANLEQEIERGEITINKLKDKLTVNLVEKILFPSGSADLTPAGIKVIRQVGDILKEVDDKDIRVEGHTDNLGISKALQAKFPSNWELSAARAANVVRVLQREVGIPGEKLEIGAYGPFHPVADNGTPEGRAQNRRIQIVLIPPAAQ from the coding sequence GTGAAAGCCAAAACCTTGAGACCCGTACCTTTTTTAGCCCTGTTTTGCCTGCTATCCCTTCTGACAACCAGTGGTTGCGTTTCAAAAGGCACCTATCAGCAACAACTGGATCAGAATCAGGCGCTACAGAACGATCTGTACGGCACCACGGAAAAACTGAACAATTTGCAGGCCCGTTACAACATTGTCGAGCAGCAACTCGAAGATGCTATGGCTCAAAACAAGGCTCTGAACGATCAAAACATTGCGGCCATGGCCGAAATCGACCGTCTGAAAAATATCTTTCAGGCACGGAGCCAAAAACAACAGGAGCAGCTGAGCGAACTGGAGCAGCAACAAAAAGCACTTGAAGCGCAACAGGAACAACAGCAACAGCGCTATGAGCAACTTCTTGACAACAAGCAGCAACTTGAACAGGAACTTGAGCGCGAGCGCATTGCCCGCGAAGCACGCTTGGCCAAAATGGCCAATACCTACAACACTCTGGTGGCCAATCTTGAGCAGGAGATCGAGCGCGGCGAGATTACCATCAACAAACTCAAAGACAAGCTGACGGTTAACCTGGTGGAAAAAATTCTTTTCCCATCCGGCTCTGCAGACCTGACCCCGGCTGGAATCAAGGTAATTCGCCAAGTGGGGGACATTCTCAAAGAGGTGGATGACAAAGATATCCGCGTTGAGGGACATACCGACAACCTTGGCATCAGCAAGGCCCTGCAAGCCAAGTTTCCCAGCAACTGGGAACTCTCTGCCGCCCGCGCTGCGAATGTGGTGCGTGTGTTGCAACGTGAAGTCGGCATCCCCGGCGAGAAACTGGAGATCGGTGCCTACGGCCCCTTCCACCCCGTTGCCGACAATGGGACACCGGAAGGCCGTGCTCAAAATCGGCGTATTCAGATCGTTCTGATACCGCCAGCCGCTCAATAA
- a CDS encoding serine/threonine protein kinase yields MDEKSSLEKNQPFDGLTPDVVMDAVESLGFVCDCRVFALNSYENRVYQVGIEDRQPLVVKFYRPQRWSDAQILEEHQFCFELVEQELPVVAPWRDVNGQSLFFYQGHRLAVFERRGGHAPEFDDVDNLMILGRFLGRMHAVGSKIPFSTRPALDSYTFGYSRVALISEQFMPREYKATYETVTKELLHGVEAVFKRLSLTMIRTHGDCHAGNILWRDNRPHFVDFDDTRMAPAIQDIWMMLSGDRIRQQQQLQALMEGYDLFYPFPVAQLPAIEALRSLRMIHYASWLAERWHDPTFPAHFPWFNTMHYWGEHVLQLREQLAALNEPPLSVYC; encoded by the coding sequence ATGGACGAAAAAAGCTCGCTGGAAAAGAACCAACCTTTTGATGGACTGACCCCTGACGTTGTCATGGATGCCGTGGAATCGCTCGGATTTGTCTGCGATTGCCGGGTGTTTGCCTTGAACAGCTATGAAAACCGGGTCTATCAGGTCGGCATTGAAGACCGTCAACCTCTTGTTGTCAAATTTTACCGACCGCAGCGCTGGAGTGACGCGCAAATCCTTGAGGAACATCAATTCTGTTTTGAACTGGTCGAACAGGAACTCCCCGTTGTGGCACCGTGGCGTGATGTTAACGGGCAGAGCCTGTTTTTTTATCAGGGTCATCGTCTGGCCGTCTTTGAACGTCGTGGTGGTCATGCCCCTGAATTTGATGATGTCGATAATCTAATGATCCTGGGCCGTTTTCTGGGACGGATGCATGCCGTTGGCAGTAAAATCCCTTTTTCCACGCGTCCCGCTCTCGACAGTTATACCTTTGGCTATAGTCGTGTTGCCCTGATTTCTGAACAGTTTATGCCCAGGGAATATAAAGCCACCTATGAGACCGTTACCAAAGAACTCCTGCACGGGGTAGAAGCTGTTTTCAAGCGTCTGTCTTTGACGATGATTCGTACGCATGGTGATTGTCATGCCGGCAATATCCTGTGGCGTGATAACCGCCCTCATTTTGTCGATTTTGATGATACGCGCATGGCTCCCGCCATTCAGGATATCTGGATGATGCTCAGCGGTGACCGGATACGTCAACAGCAACAATTGCAGGCGTTGATGGAGGGCTACGATCTTTTTTATCCGTTCCCTGTGGCTCAGTTGCCAGCTATCGAAGCTCTACGCAGTCTGCGTATGATCCATTACGCCTCATGGCTGGCAGAGCGTTGGCATGATCCGACGTTTCCGGCGCATTTCCCCTGGTTTAACACCATGCATTATTGGGGCGAACATGTGTTGCAATTGCGTGAACAACTGGCGGCTCTGAATGAGCCGCCGCTGTCTGTGTACTGCTGA
- the nadC gene encoding carboxylating nicotinate-nucleotide diphosphorylase: MFEIDRIIQMALSEDIGSGDITTLSTVPKGTPSRAQLVAKEDFVLAGMDVVERVFTLLDTNVAFEALKQDGEQIARGEVLAWIKGDAHTLLQGERVALNLMQRMSGIATHTAAFVAAVEGSGAIIVDTRKTMPGLRVLDKYSVRMGGGQNHRTSLYDGVLIKENHIAAAGGITAAIQGARGRAPHTLKIEVETESLQDVQEALDAGVDIIMLDNMSLDMLREAVDLIGDRAVTEASGGVNLDTVTEIAKTGVNLISVGALTHSSRAVDISMLFQ, translated from the coding sequence GTGTTCGAAATTGATCGTATCATTCAAATGGCCCTGTCGGAAGATATTGGCTCCGGCGACATCACCACCCTGTCCACGGTTCCCAAAGGAACACCCAGCCGCGCGCAATTGGTCGCCAAGGAAGATTTTGTGCTGGCCGGCATGGACGTCGTCGAGCGAGTTTTTACTCTGCTGGACACGAATGTCGCATTTGAAGCGCTGAAGCAGGATGGCGAGCAGATCGCTCGTGGTGAGGTGCTGGCGTGGATCAAGGGCGACGCCCACACGTTGTTGCAGGGCGAACGCGTGGCCCTGAATCTGATGCAACGCATGAGCGGTATTGCCACTCACACAGCGGCTTTTGTTGCAGCGGTTGAGGGTAGCGGGGCCATTATCGTCGATACCCGTAAAACTATGCCGGGATTACGCGTGCTGGACAAATATTCGGTGCGAATGGGCGGTGGCCAGAATCACCGTACCTCTTTGTATGATGGCGTACTGATCAAGGAAAATCATATTGCCGCTGCCGGAGGCATCACCGCAGCAATTCAGGGCGCTCGTGGTCGCGCACCTCATACCCTGAAAATTGAAGTGGAAACAGAGTCGCTGCAGGACGTTCAGGAAGCGCTTGATGCCGGTGTCGATATTATCATGCTCGATAATATGAGTCTTGATATGTTGCGTGAGGCCGTTGATTTGATCGGTGATCGTGCGGTGACAGAGGCGTCAGGTGGTGTCAATCTTGATACGGTGACGGAAATTGCCAAAACCGGCGTCAATCTGATCTCTGTTGGTGCTTTGACGCACTCCAGTCGAGCCGTTGACATTTCCATGTTGTTTCAATAG
- a CDS encoding biotin--[acetyl-CoA-carboxylase] ligase — MAEHTMRQQILELFLADPDIVLSGEDLSQRLGVSRAAVWKHIRQLRTLGYQIDAVPSRGYRLLSQADLLLPAAVQSGLETVCIGKRVEYFSETDSTNARAMELAEQGAEEGTIVIADCQNGGRGRMGRRWTSPAGVNLYTSIILRPAIAPIQAAQLTFLSAVATARAFEAAAGIEVQVKWPNDILVQGQKIAGLLNELSAETEGVHHVVLGIGANLNMARDQFPDDLRRPATSVLLETGHRVNRIAFAQELYRQLDGLYPLYQQQGFAPIRLAWEALFYLQGRRVQVDCGADLFNGMVAGLAEDGALLLDLDQGGQQVIYAGDVTPID; from the coding sequence GTGGCCGAACACACCATGCGTCAGCAGATTCTGGAGTTGTTTCTCGCTGATCCCGACATTGTCTTGTCCGGGGAAGATCTCAGCCAGCGCCTTGGCGTGAGCCGGGCGGCTGTCTGGAAACATATTCGTCAACTGCGTACGTTGGGCTATCAGATTGATGCCGTGCCGTCACGCGGATATCGCCTGCTGTCGCAGGCGGATCTCTTGTTACCCGCAGCGGTGCAGTCCGGTCTGGAGACAGTTTGTATCGGTAAACGCGTCGAGTATTTTTCTGAGACTGATTCGACCAATGCGCGCGCCATGGAACTGGCCGAGCAGGGTGCCGAAGAGGGGACGATCGTTATTGCCGATTGTCAGAATGGCGGCCGTGGTCGTATGGGGCGTCGCTGGACCTCTCCGGCAGGGGTCAATCTCTACACTTCGATTATCCTGCGTCCGGCAATTGCTCCAATTCAGGCGGCGCAGTTAACCTTTCTTTCTGCCGTTGCGACTGCTCGGGCCTTTGAGGCTGCTGCCGGTATTGAGGTGCAGGTCAAGTGGCCGAATGACATCCTGGTCCAGGGTCAGAAGATTGCCGGGTTGTTGAACGAACTCAGTGCCGAAACAGAGGGCGTGCATCATGTGGTCCTCGGCATTGGTGCCAATCTGAATATGGCGCGTGACCAATTTCCCGATGATTTGCGACGGCCGGCAACATCGGTTTTGCTGGAAACCGGTCACCGTGTTAACCGCATTGCTTTTGCCCAAGAACTTTATCGGCAGCTGGATGGTTTATATCCGCTCTATCAACAACAGGGCTTTGCGCCCATCCGGCTGGCGTGGGAAGCCCTGTTTTATTTGCAGGGGCGTCGTGTTCAGGTGGATTGCGGTGCCGATCTTTTTAACGGCATGGTCGCCGGATTGGCGGAAGACGGTGCCCTTTTGTTGGATTTGGATCAGGGGGGGCAGCAGGTGATTTATGCGGGCGACGTGACCCCCATCGATTAA
- a CDS encoding ABC-F family ATP-binding cassette domain-containing protein — protein sequence MLQLKDVEVDFSGRKIFAGVNWHIRPGARIGLCGENGAGKSTLLKLLCGINHCDKGDVIIAKGTTFGYLPQDGLSYKGKSLFEEVRSACADLLEMAEEITRLETQISRDADEKSLERYAHLQDLYSQRGGFTLETDIAKVLNGLGFSEDDWQKPCEQFSGGWQMRIALARLLLQRPNLLLLDEPTNHLDLPARNWLETYLSQYPFSVVLVSHDRFFMDQVVERIVEVWNGALTEYPGNYSLYLVERDRRVAALREQKQRQDEEIERIEAFINRFRYQANKASQVQSRIRQLEKIERIQIPPQRKQIAFKFPQPSRGGKDLLVLERAGQRYGDHQVLKNVDLTVTRGERVALVGANGAGKSTLMRLLSGSEEPSEGKRIKGHNLELAYFAQDQAAVLTPEKTVLEEITASSPVDMVPRLRDVLGTFLFSGDDVHKRVKVLSGGERNRLALAILLLRPANLMLLDEPTNHLDLQSKEVLLEALKSYNGTLVFVSHDRYFVDQLATRIIDVSGGGISSHPGNYADFLAARQAQGCDEHSEQRVEHLQAAVTSETPSATKEQRKQEHAQRKEVQKQQRKLEKQLQQLEADIEIAEAQQADLEQQLADPELYQDQQQFSKLSDLHRDQTESLEEMYQQWEKLQHDLTSLTE from the coding sequence ATGTTGCAACTCAAAGACGTTGAAGTCGATTTTTCCGGCCGCAAAATTTTTGCCGGTGTCAACTGGCATATTCGCCCCGGAGCACGTATTGGCCTGTGTGGTGAAAACGGTGCCGGGAAATCGACCCTGTTAAAGCTGTTATGTGGCATCAACCACTGTGATAAAGGCGATGTCATTATCGCCAAAGGCACGACCTTTGGTTATCTGCCTCAGGATGGCCTGAGTTACAAAGGGAAAAGTCTGTTTGAAGAAGTCCGCAGCGCCTGTGCCGACCTGCTGGAGATGGCCGAAGAGATCACTCGACTGGAGACTCAAATCTCTCGGGACGCCGACGAAAAATCGCTCGAACGTTACGCTCATCTGCAAGACCTCTACAGCCAGCGCGGTGGTTTCACTTTAGAAACCGACATTGCCAAGGTGCTCAACGGTCTTGGTTTTTCTGAAGACGATTGGCAGAAACCCTGTGAACAATTTTCCGGAGGCTGGCAGATGCGTATCGCCCTGGCGCGTCTGCTGCTACAACGCCCCAATCTGCTTCTCCTCGACGAACCGACCAACCATCTCGACCTGCCAGCGCGTAACTGGCTGGAAACCTATCTTTCTCAGTATCCGTTTTCCGTGGTGCTGGTTTCGCATGACCGCTTTTTTATGGATCAGGTGGTGGAGCGCATTGTCGAAGTATGGAATGGTGCGTTGACCGAATATCCCGGCAATTATTCGCTTTATCTGGTCGAACGTGATCGCCGTGTCGCAGCTCTGCGTGAGCAGAAGCAGCGCCAGGATGAAGAAATTGAGCGCATTGAAGCATTTATCAATCGCTTCCGGTATCAGGCGAATAAAGCCAGTCAGGTGCAAAGTCGTATCCGTCAGCTGGAAAAGATTGAACGCATCCAGATTCCGCCACAACGCAAGCAGATTGCTTTCAAATTTCCCCAGCCGTCACGTGGCGGCAAGGATCTTCTTGTTTTGGAGCGGGCCGGGCAGCGCTATGGCGACCATCAGGTGCTTAAGAATGTCGATCTTACCGTGACGCGTGGTGAGCGTGTCGCCCTGGTTGGCGCGAACGGTGCCGGTAAGTCGACTCTGATGCGCCTGTTGTCCGGTAGCGAGGAGCCCAGCGAAGGGAAGCGTATTAAAGGTCACAATTTGGAACTGGCCTATTTTGCCCAGGATCAAGCGGCTGTTCTCACGCCGGAGAAAACCGTCCTGGAAGAGATTACCGCGTCTTCTCCGGTGGATATGGTGCCGCGTTTGCGCGATGTGCTCGGTACGTTTCTGTTCAGTGGTGACGACGTTCATAAGCGGGTCAAGGTGCTTTCCGGGGGAGAACGCAACCGGCTTGCCTTGGCTATTTTGCTGTTGCGTCCGGCCAATTTAATGTTGCTCGATGAGCCGACCAACCATCTTGATCTGCAATCTAAAGAAGTCCTGCTCGAAGCGCTGAAAAGCTATAACGGTACCTTGGTGTTTGTTTCCCATGATCGCTATTTCGTCGATCAGCTGGCGACGAGAATTATTGATGTTTCCGGTGGCGGCATTAGCTCACATCCTGGAAATTATGCGGATTTCCTCGCTGCACGCCAGGCGCAAGGGTGCGACGAGCATTCCGAGCAGCGTGTAGAACATCTGCAAGCCGCTGTAACATCTGAGACGCCATCAGCGACCAAGGAGCAGCGCAAACAGGAACATGCCCAGCGTAAAGAGGTCCAAAAGCAGCAGCGAAAACTTGAGAAGCAACTTCAACAGCTTGAAGCGGATATCGAAATCGCAGAAGCGCAACAGGCTGATCTGGAACAGCAGCTGGCTGATCCGGAGCTGTATCAAGATCAGCAGCAATTTTCAAAGCTGTCTGACCTGCATCGCGATCAGACTGAATCTCTGGAAGAGATGTATCAGCAGTGGGAGAAACTTCAACATGACTTGACATCCCTGACTGAGTAA
- the arfB gene encoding alternative ribosome rescue aminoacyl-tRNA hydrolase ArfB, translating into MEIDEKYLHFKAVRSQGAGGQHVNKTSTAMVLSVDLHHCGLSPEMVERLLARRDRRIDQDGVLTIKAQNSRSQERNRQEALQRLEELLEEAGRTVKKRRPTKPSTAARRKRVEGKKHRSSIKQLRGKVDLS; encoded by the coding sequence ATGGAAATTGACGAAAAATATCTTCATTTTAAAGCTGTTCGCTCTCAAGGAGCTGGTGGCCAACATGTCAATAAAACTTCAACGGCCATGGTGTTGAGTGTTGATTTACATCATTGTGGATTGTCGCCTGAGATGGTCGAACGACTTCTGGCTCGACGTGACCGTCGCATTGATCAGGATGGCGTGCTGACCATCAAAGCACAGAATTCACGCAGTCAGGAGCGTAACCGCCAGGAGGCGTTGCAGCGTTTGGAGGAGCTTCTCGAAGAAGCCGGTCGCACGGTGAAGAAACGCCGACCGACCAAACCCAGTACGGCAGCCAGACGCAAACGGGTTGAGGGGAAAAAACACCGCAGTTCCATCAAACAATTGCGCGGGAAAGTTGACCTTTCCTGA
- a CDS encoding mechanosensitive ion channel domain-containing protein codes for MDFSQFLDMKHLGPRILDMLFQYGPRIIAAVVIFILGRIFARLICNAVRRVLKRSKVDDLLVSFVGSLTYMGVLAFVIIAALNQLGIQTTSFVAILGAAGLAIGLALQGSLSNFAAGVLMIIFRPFKNGDYIEGAGVAGLVEQIQIFTTELRTPDNKLVIIPNANLMSGNIVNYSANKTRRIDMVFGIGYDDDIRKAKTILQEIIATEPRILKEPAPVIAVSELGDSSVNFVVRPWAATKDYWDLYFHLTETVKIRFDEEGITIPYPQRDVHIFTEGKDA; via the coding sequence ATGGATTTTTCTCAGTTTTTGGATATGAAGCATTTGGGCCCACGCATTCTGGATATGCTGTTTCAGTATGGGCCAAGAATCATTGCCGCAGTTGTCATTTTCATTCTCGGCCGGATTTTTGCGCGTCTCATCTGCAATGCCGTGCGTCGGGTTCTCAAACGCAGCAAAGTTGATGACCTGCTGGTTTCCTTTGTCGGCAGCCTGACCTATATGGGCGTCCTCGCTTTTGTCATCATTGCCGCCCTCAACCAACTGGGCATCCAAACCACGTCCTTTGTTGCCATTCTTGGTGCTGCAGGTCTGGCCATTGGCCTAGCCCTGCAGGGATCACTCTCCAACTTCGCCGCCGGTGTTCTGATGATTATTTTCCGCCCGTTCAAAAACGGTGATTATATTGAAGGGGCGGGAGTTGCTGGCCTGGTGGAACAAATCCAGATTTTCACAACGGAGTTACGCACGCCGGACAACAAATTGGTGATCATCCCCAACGCCAATCTGATGAGCGGCAACATCGTCAACTATTCCGCCAACAAAACACGGCGTATCGACATGGTGTTCGGCATCGGCTATGACGACGATATTCGCAAGGCAAAAACAATCTTGCAGGAAATTATAGCCACTGAGCCGAGGATTCTCAAAGAGCCCGCACCAGTCATTGCCGTCTCGGAATTGGGTGATAGCAGCGTAAACTTTGTCGTCCGGCCATGGGCAGCGACCAAAGACTATTGGGATCTCTACTTTCATCTGACGGAAACCGTCAAAATCCGCTTTGATGAAGAGGGCATCACCATCCCTTATCCGCAGCGGGATGTGCATATCTTTACAGAAGGAAAAGACGCTTAA